The genomic segment CTAACATTAAAAGCGATGCATCCAATGCAAAACCGCTTCAAGCTGGGTTGTTCTCACTTAGGCTCCTCGGATATATTTTACACAAGAAGCACACAGcgaatcaaaatgttttcctgtATTGCAACTGTAGCAATAACGCTCAACAGGGGATAAGGAGAGATTCGCATTTCCGGGAAAACTTACAGCACCCCTAATTATCAGCGTGGGATATGTTATTCAACGAGAACTATTGCATTTAATGGTGAGGACGATAAGCAAACCTGTGCCCTGCAAAGTGAGCCCATTTTACAAGAGCATTATCTCTAGCAGTGGGAGCCCCCACATAATCCCCATAACATAAACATGGTTCATCTTAATCTCGTTTACTCTTTTAATTATCCATTACTTGGGCGTAAACTCAAGTAATACACCGAACAATAGGAAACAATTCTTTCTAGCAATTCATTGCAATCTTTCCCACAGTCggattaaaaatgtgaaataagcGTCGCCCCTACACACTCAGCGGAGATGTGAGAGAAAAATGACTCAGTCCAGTACTCTCCTCCTCCTTCCCTACTGCCTCCCGCTACTTCACTTTAATCGTCTCTCTCACTGAAAACAGACCATTAAACCACTAACGGTGCCAGCCCTTTCTGTGCAATAATAATTATGTGTCGGTGTTCGAAAAGCTTATTATCCGTTCACAGCGCACAGTATCAATTAGATTACCACATTCACAGACAGCCAACACAGCAGTGTGCGTCTGATTTGGGCAGCTCTACAACCTACAGCAACTCCAAAGCCATCGCATTTGCTACTTACCCTAAGCACTGTTTCCGAGCAACCGCAGGCACATTAATAAAAGGTCTCTTCGAATGTTATTTCTCTTCCGTTGGTGCTAACAGCCGCTTTATAACTATTATTTCcttactcacaccagggtcagtcctTCCACTGTTTCAACCACCAAGGGCGGTAACACAGGAAGATAGAAACTGGACGCAAGCGACGTTTCGTGGGGCGGTGATTGCTGGCAGCTGAGACAGCCAATAGAAGAGTCGCTGCCCGCCTCGACTCTTGTATGCGCCAATCACGTCACGGAACGAGCGATTCTCGCCCTAAGAGTGATTCAGCGAGCGGTTGCAATTTGCACAGGCTCATGGGATTTGTAGTGCTGAACGAAAATGAGCTTTTTTCTCCTGTTAGAAGTCACACCGCCTGCTGGCATTTCTGTGACAAGAAGTTATACAGCACTTTTTGACGCAGGGTACATTCCAAAAGAATTGTGTAATGTTCTCTTTATTGTTTTAAGAGGATATATATCGTTTCTTAAATGTATtgatactttaaaaaaacaaatttcttaATTATGTAATTTCTtcttcagtaataataataattattattattctggacactccactcaaagcactttacaggtaatggggactcccctccaccaccaccaatgtgcagcatcaccacacatcagatatcagtggggaagagagcagagtaatgtagccacttcatagagggggattattaggaggccatgattggtaagggccaatgggaaatttggccaggacaccggggttacacccctactcttttcgagaaacacactggtttttaatgaccacagagagtcaggacctcggttttacgtctcatccgaaggacggtacctgtttacagtacagtgtccccgtcactatactggggcattaggacccacatagaccgcagggtgagcaccccctgctggccctactaacacctcttccagcagcaaccttagtttttcccaggaggtctcccatccaggtactgaccaggctcacacctgcttagcttcagtgggttgccagttgtgagttgcagggtgatatggctgctatcgATATTCCTACAAATATGAACGGATAAAATCGTACCTGAACTTCATGGGTCTCGAGGTGTCTCCTTAACAGGTACGGACAGAGAAAGGGGCGGACGGTTCAGTTTTCAGGTTGGAAGAAATGAGACATCATTCATTACCATTAAATCAAATaatccagttttttttctcccacgcCAATGACACTTAAATCGAAACctgagaaaatattttcaaaattgaTTCACTTTTACAAAGTCTTACTTCAAATTGCTAAGGGAAAAGCACTCATTTAGAAAAatccatacagaaaaaaaactcacaaaatCCGATTTATTCtcaattactttattttttatttttaaagatgcaCACGCCTTTCATCTGTACTGTGTGAAACAATGATAACATTCAAATATAGTATTTTTATGAGAATTATAATTACTGTTAAAAAGTATACGATGGAGCAGAACAATTAACGTGAGTCTATACTATTATGCTGAATTCGAATAGCTCTTCAGCTGTCACCTTGTTAGCGTGGGTGATATGCAATACAATGAGTTAAATACACGCATGCCTCATTTAGCTGTACAACAAGGGACATGATATCCGCAAAAGGTAAAAAACAGGTAAGCGTCTAAAGAGAAATGTTGCTAGGTGCAGTTTTAGGGAAACAAATATGTTTGCATGACAAGACATCTCGCAGGTAACCGAACTTTTGCTGTGATTCCAGCGTTTTTGATACGTGCATGTTGGAACAGAatctcttaaaatattttttttatatattttttaacgtCAATGTATTAATTCCTTGTACATGAAAAATTGAAATAGTACAAAACTCTGAacccatttttgcattttaagccgCCATTTTCATCTTTTAGACATTATTTCAGTTGTTTAATGGCTGTATTCATATTAGAAATTTCCATCCACCTTAATAGAAATCCGGCTTTTGTTCCTGCTTCATAAGAGCTACTTTTAAACATACCGTCGTGGGTTGAAAAGGTCAGAAAACTTGAAATGCATCCAATAATTAAACACCTACACTGTAACTTTGAAattcatgtcttttttttacgTACTTCATTTTTGTGGCGTTATCTTGCGCCTCAAGAGGCTCCACCGCAAAAcgaagtttgttttttatttttacttttcatcgtgaaattaaacttttcttttttaattgtatcttctTTCAACAGAGCATAATTGTTCTGCAGGTTTTCTTGCAAACATCAGTATTGCTATGAAGAAATCCGTTTAAAACTATACACAGTATGGCGGAATCTATTCTAAAATCTCTTAAAGATCTGCAGAGGTTTGTATGTTTCATTTTATACTTTTAATATATACTTGTTTTCGCCGAccggtttttaaaataaatgcaagaaaCGAATGGGTacgaactatatatatatattgtaacgctacgGGGTTCACGTGGGCACCCTCGCCGCTGCTGCATCAGGTCGGTCCCCCACTatcggggactcaaacccaggctaccggtgtcactcaacagggactcAGCCtgttgagccaaagggaaatctcccgtcagccTGATGGCTGCGGTCCcagctattcacagggaagggcggtgacgtcaccgctctggtaagccagctctcgcaagcaatggaggccgtatgcgttacaatataattcAATTCCCAATATATAATTACCCGTATAGCTGGATATAGCTGTGTTTTCGTTAGTAATTTGTCTATTTAGGAAGAAAACATATTGTCTTTCGTTTCGTTCGTTTTCTCTTACTTGAGGACGTAGGTGTCGGTAAAACACTAAGCAGCCAAAATGTCGAACTCTGTTCGCAGTTACAACAATGACGAAACCAGAGACCTTCTCAAAAATCTTTGCATGTTGTATTTCCAAAACAAAGATGACGGGAGTCGCCGTGAGCTGGCAGACCTGCTGGTCAGGGAAGGAGGGGCAGGTAATGAAATTACCTGAGATTATGGTCAGATTTACAATGCAGTAACAGTTCCAGCAGCTGTCCTGTATCGTAGGTAGTGCATCACTATTTTAAACTGTTTCAAACTGCCCCACCGTCGTAAAATAATACCaggtaatgtttctttttttgtgtatgCCATTATTAAATATGGGCGACACGCTGGCATTGATGCCTCACAGTgtttgggccctgggttcaattacagACCTGGGTTTCTGTCACTTGTAAAAGTTAATTAATGTTAAATATGGAGTTTGTCACTCGGCGGCCTGTGTGGGTCCAAATGCCCCAGCATGGTGtgatgggacactatactgttgcaAAGCTCCATGGAAAGCGGAGGGCATGACGAGGCACAGAAAGGCATGGTGGCCATCCACTGCAACCAAGGAAGTCTCCAGTCGCAACGACTACTCAGGCTTCTGAGGTCGAGAGAGCGGGACTGCCCCAGTGCAACGGCTTTCCCACACAGCTCTCCCAAACAGATGAGCTGCACGAAGGACAGCCCTCATCGTCAGACACGACGGACAACCatcatggagtttgtatgtcgtccccatgtttgtgtgggtttcctccggatGTTCTAGTTTCCTCCAGCAGTCCAAAAAAATGCTGGTAGGTTATTTGTCTTTcgggaaaattggccttggaAGTgagcgtctgtgtgtgtggctggcatcccctccagggtgtaccctgccttgcgtccattgtttgctgggataggctccagctcgcctgtgaccctgaattggactaAATGGTGAGCAAATGCAGATGACGgttgatatattaaaatacattttgttggtAAAACGAATAAAAAACCTTATTTGGTGATATGTCAGATCTTATTTGAAAACTATAGAAGTTAAGACAACATCTTTCAATCTTTCAAATTTAAGAGGGTTTTAAGCTGGGTGTGGTTAAAattggtgttttgttttgtctccTTGTAGAATTGCTTGTTAAAATATTCATTACACTTTCCGACATCGGCTTCTTCACTTCTAATTCTGTGTGGTTTCCTGCTTACTATACATTTAACTCAATATGGAACTACAGTGACGCAAGTCTGCTGTTTGGTAAGTGAagtttgtttaaatgtttgaaatcataatgagttcattgttttaaagaCATGTGggtaaggcaaaaaaaagccatttttaAAAAGCGCCTTTATTCAACTAATGACTCAGAccttttgtttcacttttttccTTCTTAACGTGTATATAGTGTCTGTAGATCTGGGACAGAGAGGTAAGATAAATGGGCCATTCTAAGATtaggtgtttttttaagtgtCATTTTGCAGAATACCCTAAAATATTCTATCCAGTACTTTCAAAACCTAGCAAGTTGtcaattacaaaaatatttaattgcttCTTCGCATTCCTAGAATTATATAAGAATATAGACATACCTTTCACTCTATTTGTTACAGGTACAAAAAACGTAAAACTCCTTGGTAAACGAGGAACACCAAGTATATTGAAAGGACGCTCGTGGCTCATTTATGTCAGAATAATAACCTACATTTCACTGCATTGCTATTTTCCTTCAACTTGCAGGAGAGGAGCTAGGTAAACTAGGACTTATTAAATACTTGGTGGCAGTCCTTGATCATGAGCCCTACAAGAGTAAACAAGAAGAAAAGGTGGGGATTTTcatgttttccttttaaaagcaGCGGTTGTCTCATCTGTTGCAATGAGCAACATATATTCTAAGAGGCTTAAAAATGCAGCAAATGAGTATTAGAACCACTATAGGATTGGCTGAATTTTTAGTGCTtctcagaatgtactgtatgttttatatacGGGAACAAATAGAGATTAAGTCCACACTGAATATGAATAAGACAAAAGagcaacatgtttctgctattGGTCCTACATCAGCCATAGTCTTTCTTTCCGAAAAACAGAGGTAAGggattaacctctacttgtttctttgcaccCCACACACTGAGGCAGTTTCCCACCTGACCCTCTCTATAGAAATGTATatgttgttttaaaaggaaatccTAAATAATAAACTATGTGTTTTCCAGAATGTGAAGTATCTTCTGAAGGCTTCCCTCTGTACTCTACACAATCTTGCCAAGGTTCCTGAGAATAGGCCTCTTCTCCGACAGGACAGAGGGGTTGGGAAAATCGCCTATTACACTAGAGTGGAGGACGGACTGCTCAAAGTGGTGTCTATCATGCTACTGGGTTACATCATTGATGAGGATGAATCAGATGTGCTCATGGATGAATCAGGTGGCAGACTATTTTGTGAAGCAGCTGTGCCTGCTTTGTTGCTGTATCCTCTCAGTGTTGTGCAATATGAGAAGAGATGCTGTTATAATAttgaagtgtacagtatatagtatgctTGTAATTCTTTCAGGTGCTGTGGAAATCATGGTAAAAATACTCCAGGGGGCTTTAGATTCCAAAGACCAACGGTGTTGTGGATACAGAGCTTCTGAAATTGCGGAAGGTTTGTCCCTCATTGCAACTTGTGAGAAGAATAAGGAaaaggtaaaagaaaaaaacttcaaaTTAAAGAGATTAAACCAAatcctttcataaaatatactgagAATATGTTCTGAATTTCCAAAAGATACATTTGAAAGCATTACTCCATGcatcaaaaaggaaaaaaaatatgaatgccCTAGGAATATGAGCGTATAATGTTGTTTGAGAATTGGCCTAAACATAAGTTTCAACATTATAGTTTCAACACATGCTGACCAAGAACAAAATGAATTGCAATTCAATtggtaaaagaaaatataaggAATCGGGCAAGGTTCAGAACAAGCTTTGCtaaaaaatagaattatttCAGTAAGCTGGCATATTTGATACTGCCCTTATTTGTTCTTTATTCATGATCACATTCTCAGTCCCAGCATACTGGTGACAGACAAGCTGTTTGTCTCAAGTGGGTTTCCAGCAATGTGAGGGGTTAGTATGCAATTGTGGGATAGAAATCCTCAGTACTGTCATCAGTACTCCATCCTGAGAAACCATCTGCCAGTTGCTTTCAGACTACAGACTTAGACGCTTTCCCAGTTACAAGATTATTTACATTCAGAAGCATCTCATCCAGTTTCTTAAGTGAGAGTCAAAGCATGATATGCTTGTGTAATTATCTTGTAAGATGTGAAGAAAGATTATGAACCATTTGGCTGTTTTGTCATTAATGTTTCCACTTAAATGTACCCCACCCTCAAGTATTTGCCTAGATGCAGTTTATTTGAACAAATTAAGAGTTATTTAAATCTAAACAATATTAGGATATTTTGCTAACAACAGTGTTACAGCTCTCTCTGTCTTGGCCTAATGCTTTTTCCCAATATTCTTTAAGGTTAGTTAAAACATTCAGGATTATTATGAGAAACAACTTTTGTATCTATGAGAGAAATTTAAGCCTTAGTCACTGGTCCCACTGGTTGTGATAAACAGTGATATAAAATAACAATATgcactttaaaattaattcagtcAACACTAGTTAGTCAAAACGTTCATGAAAGCTAGCTCTCTTTTTGCGATTATATTTACAATACAATGCTAATTCATGTAACAATACAATGCTGTAAGAAAGACATTCAGCACATCTCATTTAAGTACAACAGAGAAACCCCCTTATGATTTAGTTTGAGAATTTTGAAATTGATCAAAATATTACCATTGCTCTTTTCTCTAAttctctatttaaaaaaaaatacagcacatcatcatccatccattttataacagcttcatccaattcagtgtgttgggggagccagagtctgtcccagcaagcaacagaagggacaccagtccactgcagggcagacagacaccaacacagtcacaccaggtccattgttcccagaagccatctaaccTACTAGTATCTTCAAATTGTGTggtaggaaaccagagcacctgctgAAGACCCATgcagacacagggagaacatacaaacaccaaGCAGATAGTTCCCcaggtcaggaattgaaccctggggCCCAACACTACaaagcagcaatactaacctCTGTACCATTGTGTCAGTCAGCATGTTATCATCCTATTGATATGATATGTTTCCTAGATATTCAGATCTGGAGCTCTTCCAGTGTTAATGGAGATGATGGAAAGCAAAAACAGTCACGACAAGTTATTTGCAGCCAAAGTTGTTTGGCAGCTTGCCTTTGATGCATCAATACGAGATGAAATGAGAGAAAGTGAGTAAGTCAGCAAGATAACGTTCTGTATCACACACTCTTTTCATTCCTGAGATTTTGAGCAAAGtaataaaacaggaaaatgaaGTATTGTCCTAACACAGAAATCCATAGTACTACTTAAAGGCGTTTAAAAATCTACCATCTGTTTCATGAAGTAGTATTCTTGTGTTATAATACTGCAAACAACATCTGTTCTCAAGCAGTTAGTTGcttctctttttaaattaattactggTATCTAAATTGTTACAAATGATATAGTAATTGCAACTATTTCTGGTTTTAACCATTAATTATAGTGGCTGTCATCATCATACATTTAagaataaattacatttctataatttattctgaaaatgcaaGATCATTTTTTCCTAGTACTGTATGCATACAACTGTCtcacacaaaaaaactaaaaataatttgaaaaaaatattttccctttttttgtaGTTAATATTAGTATTGCAGAATAAGAGAGGTTTGCACTTAGAAATTTACATTTATAATGGTGTTTTATTTCATAGATGAGAGTCTTATGAACCTGCTGGAGAGCCTCTCTAAAGATAAGAACAAAGCAGTTCGTAATACTGCCCATGGGGCAAAGTGGGTCATTGGAAAGCAAGctgaagaaaaatcaaaaaacaaggaaaaaaacagttctcAGTCAGGTACATTAACCTGTTTTACAGACCGTATACCTTAACATTTGCTGCACACTACAGCAAATGCTATTTTAGTAGTAGAATCagtagtaattatttttttttctatattgctttttttattccaaagaACCCCATATCACTACACATATAGGAGGGGGGGTTCATCTAATTTTATCCACCACTGAAGAGcagccccccccctcccccacctgggtggagcagtggctctgtggctaaggctctATGCCTGtgtctggaaggttgctggttcaaatcccatggcagCCAGTGGAATcgtactctgttgggctcctgagtaaggcccttaaccccaactgctccagggatgctgtataaatggctgaccctgccttTTATTTGCAATAGCCATTCTGAACCTGCATAGTTACCAGAATAATTAGAATCAGGTGGTTAAATCGTTAGAT from the Lepisosteus oculatus isolate fLepOcu1 chromosome 5, fLepOcu1.hap2, whole genome shotgun sequence genome contains:
- the LOC107076875 gene encoding uncharacterized protein isoform X1; this translates as MAESILKSLKDLQSYNNDETRDLLKNLCMLYFQNKDDGSRRELADLLVREGGAELLVKIFITLSDIGFFTSNSVWFPAYYTFNSIWNYSDASLLFGEELGKLGLIKYLVAVLDHEPYKSKQEEKNVKYLLKASLCTLHNLAKVPENRPLLRQDRGVGKIAYYTRVEDGLLKVVSIMLLGYIIDEDESDVLMDESGAVEIMVKILQGALDSKDQRCCGYRASEIAEGLSLIATCEKNKEKIFRSGALPVLMEMMESKNSHDKLFAAKVVWQLAFDASIRDEMRENESLMNLLESLSKDKNKAVRNTAHGAKWVIGKQAEEKSKNKEKNSSQSAGQTLGHIMISYQWDNQKTMLKVNKRLQNSGLRLWMDVEQMAGSTLQAMAEAVEQAYAVLICISSKYKESPSCRTEAEYTFQLRKQIVPLMMEKNYRPDGWLGALLGAKLWIDFSNDSNFEESISQLIKEIETYTPMKSNVVLNKNAIPPMTSRNDPAVLKWTKKDVATWLKESKLDFCLEIFAEYDGALIYQLQKVRKEAPEFFFTSLRKDVGFNSLTEVLLFTQALEKINLS
- the LOC107076875 gene encoding uncharacterized protein isoform X2, encoding MAESILKSLKDLQSYNNDETRDLLKNLCMLYFQNKDDGSRRELADLLVREGGAELLVKIFITLSDIGFFTSNSVWFPAYYTFNSIWNYSDASLLFGEELGKLGLIKYLVAVLDHEPYKSKQEEKNVKYLLKASLCTLHNLAKVPENRPLLRQDRGVGKIAYYTRVEDGLLKVVSIMLLGYIIDEDESDVLMDESGAVEIMVKILQGALDSKDQRCCGYRASEIAEGLSLIATCEKNKEKIFRSGALPVLMEMMESKNSHDKLFAAKVVWQLAFDASIRDEMRENESLMNLLESLSKDKNKAVRNTAHGAKWVIGKQAEEKSKNKEKNSSQSGQTLGHIMISYQWDNQKTMLKVNKRLQNSGLRLWMDVEQMAGSTLQAMAEAVEQAYAVLICISSKYKESPSCRTEAEYTFQLRKQIVPLMMEKNYRPDGWLGALLGAKLWIDFSNDSNFEESISQLIKEIETYTPMKSNVVLNKNAIPPMTSRNDPAVLKWTKKDVATWLKESKLDFCLEIFAEYDGALIYQLQKVRKEAPEFFFTSLRKDVGFNSLTEVLLFTQALEKINLS
- the LOC107076875 gene encoding uncharacterized protein isoform X3, which codes for MAESILKSLKDLQSYNNDETRDLLKNLCMLYFQNKDDGSRRELADLLVREGGAELLVKIFITLSDIGFFTSNSVWFPAYYTFNSIWNYSDASLLFGEELGKLGLIKYLVAVLDHEPYKSKQEEKNVKYLLKASLCTLHNLAKVPENRPLLRQDRGVGKIAYYTRVEDGLLKVVSIMLLGYIIDEDESDVLMDESGAVEIMVKILQGALDSKDQRCCGYRASEIAEGLSLIATCEKNKEKIFRSGALPVLMEMMESKNSHDKLFAAKVVWQLAFDASIRDEMRENESLMNLLESLSKDKNKAVRNTAHGAKWVIGKQAEEKSKNKEKNSSQSAGQTLGHIMISYQWDNQKTMLKVNKRLQNSGLRLWMDVEQMAGSTLQAMAEAVEQAYAVLICISSKYKESPSCRTEAEYTFQLRKQIVPLMMEKNYRPDGWLGALLGAKLWIDFSNDSNFEESISQLIKEIETYTPMKSNVVLNKNAIPPMTSRNDPAVLKWTKKDVATWLKESKLDFCLEIFAEYDGALIYQLQKAPEFFFTSLRKDVGFNSLTEVLLFTQALEKINLS